In Vigna unguiculata cultivar IT97K-499-35 chromosome 3, ASM411807v1, whole genome shotgun sequence, a single genomic region encodes these proteins:
- the LOC114179791 gene encoding MATH and LRR domain-containing protein PFE0570w has translation MEPFAGEECHSSESGWTMYIGSPMDDAGHTDDAADNDHQAVQTDPQNADDDDDEDEDESDDDSMASDASSGPSHLHGFPEFFQRDAEEECDAAKCCLEKKPNKTQHKQMEGKKVENKGMLFVATKGKSPVQGCTNVKKRNFVGKRK, from the coding sequence ATGGAGCCATTCGCTGGAGAGGAATGTCACAGCAGTGAATCTGGATGGACCATGTACATTGGGTCCCCTATGGATGATGCTGGCCACACCGATGATGCTGCTGACAACGACCACCAAGCTGTTCAAACTGATCCACAGAATgctgatgatgatgacgatgaaGATGAGGATGAAAGTGATGATGATTCTATGGCTTCTGATGCGTCTTCTGGGCCAAGTCATCTTCATGGCTTTCCGGAATTTTTCCAGCGAGATGCTGAAGAGGAATGTGATGCAGCCAAGTGTTGCTTAGAGAAGAAGCCAAATAAAACCCAACACAAGCAAATGGAAGGGAAAAAGGTGGAAAACAAAGGGATGTTATTCGTCGCTACCAAAGGTAAGTCTCCGGTTCAGGGCTGTACCAACgtgaaaaaaagaaactttGTGGGGAAAAGGAAATAG